Proteins encoded by one window of Sardina pilchardus chromosome 7, fSarPil1.1, whole genome shotgun sequence:
- the znf362b gene encoding zinc finger protein 362b isoform X3, whose product MAEPRFNNPYFWPPPPSMPGQTLLVASQPTEAGQHVMSLPKLQQVPGLQGHNSSQPDIALHARPASSTVSDLNMDDKTAVKAKGLWEDWHMRQAIDQANRINQRSGLALSSRTDTPHNTSEAITPTTPTSSSQNRLGGAPSLNVISGLAIGPGMDAIKGGTLAGMLGPPPKTPRGRKKIKAENPSGPLLVVPYPILASGTDPCSIITAKEGKTYRCKICPLQFFTKSEMQIHSKSHTEAKPHKCPHCSKSFANASYLAQHLRIHLGIKPYHCSYCENSFRQLSHLQQHTRIHTGDRPYKCAHPGCEKAFTQLSNLQSHQRQHNKDKPYKCPNCYRAYSDSASLQIHLSAHAIKNAKAYCCSMCGRAYTSETYLMKHMSKHTVVEHLVSHHSPQRTESPNIPIRISLI is encoded by the exons ATGGCAGAGCCTCGATTTAATAACCCTTATTTctggcctcctcctccgtctATGCCCGGTCAG ACCCTGCTGGTAGCCTCTCAACCCACCGAAGCCGGCCAGCACGTGATGTCTCTCCCCAAGCTGCAGCAGGTGCCTGGTCTGCAGGGCCACAACTCGTCGCAGCCCGACATTGCGCTGCACGCTCGGCCGGCCTCCAGCACTGTGTCAG ACTTGAATATGGATGATAAAACAGCTGTCAAAGCAAAAGGACTATGGGAAGACTGGCATATGCGTCAAGCTATTGACCAAGCCAACAGAATTAACCAGCGTTCag GTCTAGCGCTATCCTCTCGCACAGACACACCCCACAACACCTCAGAAGCCATCACCCCAACAACACCGACCTCCAGCAGCCAGAACAGACTGGGCGGAGCCCCCAGCCTCAACGTCATTTCCGGATTGGCTATTGGTCCAGGCATGGACGCAATCAAAGGCGGAACCCTGGCGGGCATGCTGGGACCACCGCCGAAGACGCCGCGCGGGCGCAAGAAGATCAAAGCGGAGAACCCCTCAGGCCCTCTCCTCGTGGTGCCTTACCCAATCCTGGCTTCGGGCACAGACCCGTGCTCTATAATTACTGCCAAAGAGGGAAAAACCTACAG GTGTAAAATATGTCCTCTCCAGTTCTTCACCAAGTCGGAGATGCAGATCCACTCGAAGTCCCACACAGAGGCCAAACCGCACAAGTGTCCTCACTGTTCCAAATCCTTCGCCAACGCTTCCTACCTGGCCCAGCATCTACGCATTCACTTAGGGATTAAGCCTTATCACTGCTCCTATTGTGAAAACTCCTTCCGCCAGCTCTCTCACCTCCAGCAACACACCAG AATTCATACTGGTGATAGACCCTACAAGTGTGCACATCCTGGATGTGAGAAAGCTTTTACTCAACTCTCTAACCTTCAG TCACACCAGAGGCAACACAATAAAGACAAGCCGTACAAATGCCCGAACTGCTACCGTGCATATTCAGACTCCGCCTCATTACAGATACACCTCTCCGCTCATGCCATCAAGAACGCTAAAGCCTACTGCTGTAGTATGTGTGGACGGGCATACACCTCA GAGACCTACCTAATGAAGCACATGTCCAAACACACAGTGGTGGAGCACCTCGTGAGCCACCACTCTCCCCAGCGAACTGAGTCTCCCAACATTCCTATACGCATCTCTCTCATCTGA
- the znf362b gene encoding zinc finger protein 362b isoform X2 has protein sequence MAEPRFNNPYFWPPPPSMPGQQTLLVASQPTEAGQHVMSLPKLQQVPGLQGHNSSQPDIALHARPASSTVSDLNMDDKTAVKAKGLWEDWHMRQAIDQANRINQRSGLALSSRTDTPHNTSEAITPTTPTSSSQNRLGGAPSLNVISGLAIGPGMDAIKGGTLAGMLGPPPKTPRGRKKIKAENPSGPLLVVPYPILASGTDPCSIITAKEGKTYRCKICPLQFFTKSEMQIHSKSHTEAKPHKCPHCSKSFANASYLAQHLRIHLGIKPYHCSYCENSFRQLSHLQQHTRIHTGDRPYKCAHPGCEKAFTQLSNLQSHQRQHNKDKPYKCPNCYRAYSDSASLQIHLSAHAIKNAKAYCCSMCGRAYTSETYLMKHMSKHTVVEHLVSHHSPQRTESPNIPIRISLI, from the exons ATGGCAGAGCCTCGATTTAATAACCCTTATTTctggcctcctcctccgtctATGCCCGGTCAG CAGACCCTGCTGGTAGCCTCTCAACCCACCGAAGCCGGCCAGCACGTGATGTCTCTCCCCAAGCTGCAGCAGGTGCCTGGTCTGCAGGGCCACAACTCGTCGCAGCCCGACATTGCGCTGCACGCTCGGCCGGCCTCCAGCACTGTGTCAG ACTTGAATATGGATGATAAAACAGCTGTCAAAGCAAAAGGACTATGGGAAGACTGGCATATGCGTCAAGCTATTGACCAAGCCAACAGAATTAACCAGCGTTCag GTCTAGCGCTATCCTCTCGCACAGACACACCCCACAACACCTCAGAAGCCATCACCCCAACAACACCGACCTCCAGCAGCCAGAACAGACTGGGCGGAGCCCCCAGCCTCAACGTCATTTCCGGATTGGCTATTGGTCCAGGCATGGACGCAATCAAAGGCGGAACCCTGGCGGGCATGCTGGGACCACCGCCGAAGACGCCGCGCGGGCGCAAGAAGATCAAAGCGGAGAACCCCTCAGGCCCTCTCCTCGTGGTGCCTTACCCAATCCTGGCTTCGGGCACAGACCCGTGCTCTATAATTACTGCCAAAGAGGGAAAAACCTACAG GTGTAAAATATGTCCTCTCCAGTTCTTCACCAAGTCGGAGATGCAGATCCACTCGAAGTCCCACACAGAGGCCAAACCGCACAAGTGTCCTCACTGTTCCAAATCCTTCGCCAACGCTTCCTACCTGGCCCAGCATCTACGCATTCACTTAGGGATTAAGCCTTATCACTGCTCCTATTGTGAAAACTCCTTCCGCCAGCTCTCTCACCTCCAGCAACACACCAG AATTCATACTGGTGATAGACCCTACAAGTGTGCACATCCTGGATGTGAGAAAGCTTTTACTCAACTCTCTAACCTTCAG TCACACCAGAGGCAACACAATAAAGACAAGCCGTACAAATGCCCGAACTGCTACCGTGCATATTCAGACTCCGCCTCATTACAGATACACCTCTCCGCTCATGCCATCAAGAACGCTAAAGCCTACTGCTGTAGTATGTGTGGACGGGCATACACCTCA GAGACCTACCTAATGAAGCACATGTCCAAACACACAGTGGTGGAGCACCTCGTGAGCCACCACTCTCCCCAGCGAACTGAGTCTCCCAACATTCCTATACGCATCTCTCTCATCTGA
- the znf362b gene encoding zinc finger protein 362b isoform X1 has translation MAEPRFNNPYFWPPPPSMPGQLDNLVLINKIKEQLMAEKIRPPHLPPTTVPSQQTLLVASQPTEAGQHVMSLPKLQQVPGLQGHNSSQPDIALHARPASSTVSDLNMDDKTAVKAKGLWEDWHMRQAIDQANRINQRSGLALSSRTDTPHNTSEAITPTTPTSSSQNRLGGAPSLNVISGLAIGPGMDAIKGGTLAGMLGPPPKTPRGRKKIKAENPSGPLLVVPYPILASGTDPCSIITAKEGKTYRCKICPLQFFTKSEMQIHSKSHTEAKPHKCPHCSKSFANASYLAQHLRIHLGIKPYHCSYCENSFRQLSHLQQHTRIHTGDRPYKCAHPGCEKAFTQLSNLQSHQRQHNKDKPYKCPNCYRAYSDSASLQIHLSAHAIKNAKAYCCSMCGRAYTSETYLMKHMSKHTVVEHLVSHHSPQRTESPNIPIRISLI, from the exons ATGGCAGAGCCTCGATTTAATAACCCTTATTTctggcctcctcctccgtctATGCCCGGTCAG CTGGATAACCTGGTTCTAATCAACAAGATCAAAGAGCAGCTGATGGCAGAAAAGATCAGGCCCCCGCACTTGCCACCCACCACTGTTCCCTCTCAGCAGACCCTGCTGGTAGCCTCTCAACCCACCGAAGCCGGCCAGCACGTGATGTCTCTCCCCAAGCTGCAGCAGGTGCCTGGTCTGCAGGGCCACAACTCGTCGCAGCCCGACATTGCGCTGCACGCTCGGCCGGCCTCCAGCACTGTGTCAG ACTTGAATATGGATGATAAAACAGCTGTCAAAGCAAAAGGACTATGGGAAGACTGGCATATGCGTCAAGCTATTGACCAAGCCAACAGAATTAACCAGCGTTCag GTCTAGCGCTATCCTCTCGCACAGACACACCCCACAACACCTCAGAAGCCATCACCCCAACAACACCGACCTCCAGCAGCCAGAACAGACTGGGCGGAGCCCCCAGCCTCAACGTCATTTCCGGATTGGCTATTGGTCCAGGCATGGACGCAATCAAAGGCGGAACCCTGGCGGGCATGCTGGGACCACCGCCGAAGACGCCGCGCGGGCGCAAGAAGATCAAAGCGGAGAACCCCTCAGGCCCTCTCCTCGTGGTGCCTTACCCAATCCTGGCTTCGGGCACAGACCCGTGCTCTATAATTACTGCCAAAGAGGGAAAAACCTACAG GTGTAAAATATGTCCTCTCCAGTTCTTCACCAAGTCGGAGATGCAGATCCACTCGAAGTCCCACACAGAGGCCAAACCGCACAAGTGTCCTCACTGTTCCAAATCCTTCGCCAACGCTTCCTACCTGGCCCAGCATCTACGCATTCACTTAGGGATTAAGCCTTATCACTGCTCCTATTGTGAAAACTCCTTCCGCCAGCTCTCTCACCTCCAGCAACACACCAG AATTCATACTGGTGATAGACCCTACAAGTGTGCACATCCTGGATGTGAGAAAGCTTTTACTCAACTCTCTAACCTTCAG TCACACCAGAGGCAACACAATAAAGACAAGCCGTACAAATGCCCGAACTGCTACCGTGCATATTCAGACTCCGCCTCATTACAGATACACCTCTCCGCTCATGCCATCAAGAACGCTAAAGCCTACTGCTGTAGTATGTGTGGACGGGCATACACCTCA GAGACCTACCTAATGAAGCACATGTCCAAACACACAGTGGTGGAGCACCTCGTGAGCCACCACTCTCCCCAGCGAACTGAGTCTCCCAACATTCCTATACGCATCTCTCTCATCTGA
- the LOC134087221 gene encoding N-acetyllactosaminide alpha-1,3-galactosyltransferase-like — translation MTCTKWHVLNKRRLRAVFLCPMFLCVTAVLFISYKYTVSTGYFTATKKCALAPGETLHPGDHIDNSLNLWYRSDVQTCTSWRAPIMWNEMFEREIYDNYYKAKGTSVALTVFAVGRYLEIYLKDFLTSAEKYFMVGLPVDYFVFTDVPSNVPAIQLAPGRTLQVIRVKRYDRWQDISMMRMETITEVIDSLISKRNQYVFCMDVDQVFTGPFGSEALGDSVALLHAYFYKSSVPGFTYDRNPKSQAYMDGGDYYYHAAVFGGTWQSVRNVTKTCHQGIKTDKVNGVEALWHDESHLNKYFLLHKPSKVLSPEYCWATDIGFPYEIQVQRLIWAEKYYKALRDQR, via the exons ATGACTTGTACCAAGTGGCATGTCCTCAACAAAAG ACGTCTTCGCGCAGTTTTTCTGTGCCcgatgtttctgtgtgtgacagCGGTGCTCTTCATCTCATACAAGTATACAGTGTCAACTGG GTATTTTACTGCAACTAAGAAGTGTGCTTTGGCCCCTGGTGAAACCTTACACCCAGGAGATCATATAGATAATTCACTAAATCTTTG GTACAGATCGGATGTTCAAACATGCACATCCTGGAGGGCTCCGATAATGTGGAATGAGATGTTTGAAAGAGAAATCTATGATAACTACTACAAAGCCAAGGGCACTTCAGTAGCCTTAACGGTCTTTGCTGTTGGACG ATACTTGGAGATCTACTTGAAAGATTTTTTAACATCAGCAGAAAAGTATTTCATGGTGGGCTTGCCCGTGGACTACTTTGTGTTCACCGATGTCCCCTCCAATGTTCCCGCCATCCAGTTGGCACCAGGACGGACACTGCAGGTGATCCGTGTCAAGAGGTATGACCGCTGGCAGGACATCTCCATGATGCGCATGGAGACCATCACAGAGGTGATTGACAGCCTCATCAGCAAGCGGAACCAGTATGTGTTCTGCATGGATGTTGACCAGGTCTTCACTGGGCCATTCGGCTCTGAGGCCCTTGGGGATTCAGTGGCCTTGCTTCATGCTTATTTCTACAAGAGCTCTGTACCAGGGTTTACTTATGACCGAAACCCCAAATCTCAGGCATACATGGATGGCGGGGACTACTATTACCATGCGGCTGTCTTTGGTGGCACATGGCAAAGTGTGAGGAACGTCACAAAAACCTGTCACCAAGGAATTAAGACGGATAAGGTCAATGGCGTTGAGGCTCTTTGGCATGACGAGAGTCACTTGAATAAGTACTTTTTGCTTCACAAGCCTAGCAAAGTGCTTTCCCCAGAATACTGCTGGGCTACTGACATTGGCTTCCCTTATGAAATCCAGGTCCAAAGATTGATCTGGGCTGAAAAATACTATAAGGCTCTCAGGGATCAGAGATAG